A genomic stretch from Acidobacteriota bacterium includes:
- a CDS encoding CsgG/HfaB family protein, with the protein MLFQFFDLRKQKSGFTALALVMLFGMCPVSPAEGAGLKGKLKRALSTKDNGKQPLVELSSIAEESEGNDPAKPGRQNVLLVSVPRNTTEIDEGTGIAFIDFKHIEHDVSSDLQERKVITYREVTEALNGGDVRHRVEEEGYSSEICARQVEAALGQHLADLNLYKVLTRDHIKEVLDELDFSYSGSADTTTTARLGNLTGARILLYGQVQLCVSSTQDYETLSRLALRAGEAAGEHSSGWLGNLVGAVKEVIPEKVRAFVLAQVQLIDSETGKRIFTSSLSGEFEDSRGALAYDMSHRELIYRAAEDLANNFIDDLLARQEAQYLALYTDDRLDFRPGLELIQLGDCAQAEQYFRDVYARKVRKMSEMDLARLMYNHGVALMCANRPREALDRLWASLRLKNDASTFQAISFTNDTVDRGRRIVQEEDEIIRTIRERRFSSQVAKVAPAPGTLSADVSPVP; encoded by the coding sequence ATGCTATTTCAGTTCTTTGACTTGAGGAAACAGAAGAGTGGGTTCACCGCCCTTGCGCTGGTCATGTTGTTTGGAATGTGTCCAGTCAGCCCCGCCGAAGGCGCGGGTCTGAAGGGCAAGCTGAAGCGAGCGCTGTCGACAAAGGACAACGGCAAGCAGCCTCTGGTCGAGCTTTCGAGTATCGCAGAGGAGTCCGAGGGCAACGATCCCGCAAAGCCGGGCAGGCAGAATGTGCTCCTGGTCTCGGTTCCTCGGAATACGACTGAGATCGATGAGGGTACCGGCATCGCCTTCATCGATTTCAAGCACATCGAGCATGATGTGTCGTCGGACCTTCAGGAACGCAAGGTCATCACCTACAGAGAAGTCACCGAGGCGCTAAACGGTGGGGACGTTCGACATCGGGTGGAGGAGGAAGGCTACAGCTCCGAGATCTGTGCGAGGCAGGTCGAGGCCGCCCTGGGCCAACACCTGGCGGATCTCAATCTGTACAAGGTCTTGACCCGGGATCACATCAAGGAGGTTCTCGACGAACTCGATTTCTCGTATTCCGGGAGCGCTGACACCACCACGACCGCCAGGCTGGGCAACCTCACGGGAGCACGCATTCTCCTCTACGGGCAAGTTCAACTGTGTGTCAGTAGCACCCAGGACTACGAGACCTTGTCGCGCTTGGCACTGCGGGCCGGCGAGGCGGCCGGCGAGCACAGCAGCGGCTGGTTGGGAAATTTGGTCGGTGCGGTCAAGGAGGTAATACCAGAGAAGGTCAGAGCCTTCGTCCTGGCCCAAGTTCAGCTCATCGATTCGGAAACCGGCAAGAGGATCTTCACCTCGAGCCTCAGTGGAGAATTTGAAGACAGCCGCGGCGCCCTGGCCTACGACATGAGCCATCGTGAGCTGATCTACCGAGCCGCCGAAGACCTCGCCAACAACTTCATCGACGACCTCCTAGCCCGGCAAGAAGCGCAGTACCTCGCGCTCTACACGGACGATCGGCTGGACTTCCGGCCCGGTCTCGAGCTGATCCAGTTGGGGGATTGTGCCCAGGCGGAACAGTACTTCCGGGACGTCTACGCCCGCAAAGTGAGAAAGATGAGCGAGATGGACCTGGCTCGGTTGATGTACAACCATGGCGTCGCCCTGATGTGCGCCAATCGCCCGCGGGAGGCGCTCGACAGGCTTTGGGCCAGCCTCCGGCTGAAGAACGACGCCTCGACCTTCCAGGCCATCTCCTTCACCAACGATACGGTCGACCGGGGCCGGCGCATCGTCCAGGAAGAGGACGAAATCATTCGTACCATCCGAGAACGAAGATTCTCCAGCCAAGTGGCCAAGGTCGCTCCGGCACCGGGCACTCTTTCTGCTGACGTCTCCCCGGTTCCGTAG
- a CDS encoding AraC family transcriptional regulator has product MPEEVFSQHHLLLNLRDQPHRVENWRDGVHRDFLFAPGEIVVTPAGVRSGWRWHSRSRVIVVTLEPDRLRRFAEHEVGVLLTETQLQNRPQFSDPDLCEAGALLRDALEGDDPGSSVVYESLARIFLVKLIRRYSDRLDEVTEHASRFASKEYRRVLAFIERNYGSDIGVEDLAREAGLSSSHFSRLFKRSLGQSPHQFLMKYRVERAAEMLVRRPDRPLAQVALDAGFSDQAHFSRTFKRFAGATPTRYRAART; this is encoded by the coding sequence ATGCCGGAAGAGGTCTTTTCGCAGCATCACCTACTGCTCAACCTCCGGGACCAGCCCCATCGCGTCGAGAACTGGCGAGACGGTGTGCATCGCGACTTTCTCTTCGCGCCGGGTGAGATCGTCGTCACTCCAGCCGGGGTCCGGTCAGGGTGGCGCTGGCACAGCCGTTCGCGGGTGATCGTGGTGACGCTCGAGCCGGACCGCCTGCGGCGATTCGCCGAACACGAGGTGGGTGTGCTGTTGACGGAAACCCAGCTCCAGAATCGGCCCCAATTCTCGGATCCGGACCTTTGCGAGGCCGGCGCTCTGCTCCGAGACGCCCTCGAGGGCGACGATCCAGGTTCGTCCGTGGTCTACGAGTCGCTCGCTCGAATCTTCCTGGTCAAGCTCATCCGCCGGTACAGCGACCGTCTCGACGAGGTGACTGAGCACGCCTCGCGTTTCGCCTCGAAGGAGTACCGTCGAGTCCTCGCGTTTATCGAGAGGAACTACGGTAGCGACATCGGCGTCGAGGATCTCGCCCGCGAAGCGGGGCTCAGCTCCTCTCACTTCTCTCGGCTTTTCAAGCGCAGCCTCGGCCAGAGCCCACACCAGTTCTTGATGAAATATCGAGTCGAACGGGCCGCTGAGATGTTGGTTCGAAGGCCTGACCGACCCCTGGCTCAGGTCGCCCTGGACGCCGGGTTCTCCGACCAGGCGCACTTCTCTCGCACGTTCAAGCGCTTCGCCGGCGCCACGCCGACGCGCTACCGCGCGGCGCGCACCTAG
- a CDS encoding alpha/beta hydrolase, protein MTDQRINLQHTPAPAGVTAAAVTFTSDGVPLRGTLFRPANAAGPLPSVIVTGAWTTVKEQMVGTYARELGARGLVALAFDFTGWGESGGEPRYVEDPTVKTADIHAAADYMAGRDDVEAGRLSGLGVCASSGYMADAVANDDAFSALALVAPWLHDPRMAEGIYGGPEAAAGLIAASEAAESSQEPKILVAASTDDDTAPMYQAPYYTEEDRGLIAEYDNKFSLLTWKPWLTYDAQASAERLAKPVLMVGSSGMALPAGAEAYERRMRAPLEKIWFGDDVSQFDFYDRADIVSTAADAVASFLNEQAP, encoded by the coding sequence ATGACCGATCAGCGAATCAACCTGCAGCACACGCCAGCTCCGGCGGGGGTCACCGCGGCGGCGGTGACCTTCACGAGCGACGGCGTCCCGTTGCGCGGTACCCTGTTCAGGCCGGCCAACGCAGCCGGTCCCCTGCCCAGCGTCATCGTCACCGGCGCCTGGACGACCGTCAAGGAACAGATGGTGGGTACCTATGCCCGCGAACTCGGCGCTCGGGGCCTCGTCGCCCTAGCTTTCGATTTCACCGGGTGGGGCGAGAGCGGCGGCGAGCCTCGATATGTAGAAGACCCCACCGTCAAGACCGCCGACATCCACGCCGCGGCCGACTACATGGCGGGCCGCGACGACGTCGAAGCGGGGCGCCTCTCCGGGCTGGGCGTCTGTGCCTCCTCCGGCTACATGGCGGACGCGGTGGCGAACGACGACGCGTTTTCGGCGCTCGCTCTCGTCGCGCCCTGGCTGCACGATCCCAGGATGGCCGAAGGGATCTACGGAGGACCGGAAGCCGCCGCGGGTCTGATCGCGGCGAGCGAGGCAGCGGAGAGTTCGCAGGAGCCGAAGATCCTCGTCGCCGCTAGCACGGACGACGACACTGCGCCGATGTACCAGGCGCCCTACTACACCGAGGAAGATCGCGGACTCATCGCGGAGTACGACAACAAGTTCAGCCTGCTGACTTGGAAACCGTGGTTGACCTACGACGCGCAAGCCTCCGCCGAACGGCTGGCCAAGCCGGTGCTGATGGTCGGGTCATCGGGAATGGCTCTGCCCGCCGGCGCCGAGGCCTACGAGCGGCGCATGAGAGCACCGCTCGAGAAGATCTGGTTCGGCGATGACGTCAGTCAGTTCGACTTCTACGACCGTGCCGACATCGTATCTACCGCGGCAGACGCCGTAGCGAGCTTTCTCAACGAGCAGGCACCGTGA